The following coding sequences are from one Diospyros lotus cultivar Yz01 chromosome 7, ASM1463336v1, whole genome shotgun sequence window:
- the LOC127805670 gene encoding class V chitinase-like, whose amino-acid sequence LLLQLHVSAGQDAVRSAYWFPGSGIEAKAIDSTLFTHLFCAFADLDASTNQVIDSPANSGPFSQFTQTVKLKNPNVKTLLSIGGGNAKKADYASMASQESSRKSFIDSSITLARKYGFQGLDLDWEYPETAAQTANLKLLFNEWRAAVAAEAQATGKPALLLTAAVFYKPKVDGVDYDIDSIANGLDWINLMAYEFYDPTRPSVTKSRAALYDPAGDDHISCDDGVADWIKAGLSPKKLVLGLPYFGFAWRLQDANNHGLEAPASGAVGADKGVMRFDEIKAVLNSATDVYGETIVTNYCYSGTTWIGYDGAWTISTKASYAKQKGLLGYFAWHVAQDDDDWTLSKEG is encoded by the coding sequence cttcttcttcaacttcacgTCTCAGCAGGCCAAGATGCAGTTCGATCGGCTTACTGGTTTCCAGGAAGTGGGATCGAAGCCAAAGCCATAGACTCCACTTTGTTCACCCACCTCTTCTGCGCTTTCGCCGATCTTGATGCCAGCACAAACCAAGTCATCGATTCACCGGCAAACTCCGGCCCATTCTCGCAATTCACCCAAACAGTCAAGCTCAAAAACCCTAATGTCAAAACCCTTCTCTCCATTGGCGGTGGAAATGCCAAGAAAGCCGACTATGCTTCCATGGCCAGCCAAGAAAGTTCCAGGAAAAGCTTCATCGATTCTTCAATAACACTAGCCAGAAAATATGGGTTCCAAGGCCTTGACCTCGATTGGGAGTACCCAGAAACCGCCGCCCAAACGGCTAACCTCAAGCTGCTTTTCAACGAGTGGCGTGCTGCCGTGGCTGCCGAAGCCCAGGCCACTGGAAAACCGGCTTTGCTTCTCACAGCAGCTGTTTTCTATAAACCAAAGGTTGATGGAGTGGATTATGATATTGATTCCATAGCAAATGGATTGGATTGGATCAACTTGATGGCTTATGAGTTCTATGATCCTACCAGGCCTTCGGTGACAAAATCTCGCGCTGCATTGTATGATCCAGCAGGAGATGATCATATCAGTTGTGATGACGGGGTTGCAGATTGGATTAAGGCTGGTTTGAGCCCGAAGAAGCTGGTTCTTGGGTTGCCATATTTTGGGTTTGCTTGGAGGCTGCAGGATGCTAATAATCATGGCCTTGAGGCTCCGGCCAGCGGTGCAGTTGGTGCCGATAAAGGGGTCATGAGGTTCGACGAAATCAAGGCCGTTCTGAACAGTGCCACGGATGTTTACGGTGAGACCATTGTCACGAACTATTGCTATTCTGGGACAACTTGGATAGGGTACGATGGTGCCTGGACTATTTCCACCAAGGCTTCTTACGCTAAGCAAAAGGGTTTGCTTGGTTACTTTGCTTGGCATGTTGCACAGGATGATGACGACTGGACACTTTCCAAAGAAGGTTAG
- the LOC127806950 gene encoding cysteine-rich receptor-like protein kinase 34 — protein sequence MALTSITLFLILLIPCNLPSSGAQTWIKGGYWFYGSEFPVSDINSALFTHLICAFADLNSSTYQLSIPSENHKQFSNFTNTVKQKNQQIVTLLSIGGGSATSSDFTSMISQSSYRKPFIDSSIRTARSYGFYGLDFCWVNASSASELANLATLFQEWRAAIEAEPRNSNTSKLILTMAVSFSPYTNTATFPIESMRNDLDWLHVMAYDYRSPTTWNLTGASAALYDPATQISTDYGINAWINGGFPSTKLVLGLPFYGYAWTLVNPNNNEIGSPAKGPAKIIADDGSMTYKTIKDFIQSNGAVTKYNATYVMNYCSVGSSWIGFDDVEVVKIKVSYAREKNLLGYFAWQVANDDHNWVLSQAAAEEHGEDHGNTRRRLLIILVPVITIAILVLVPATWYLRKRACKLGTGMLSDGNTNDPSMLVFHYNDIVEATDNFSFENKLGEGGYGPVYKAKLKNGQEIAVKRLSKTSKQGYEEFKNEVMLTVRLQHVNLVRVLGFCVERDEQMLIYEYMTNKSLDYYIYDPIRRLVLNWEKRVQIIEGIVQGLLYLQEYSRFTIIHRDLKASNILLNSEIKAKILDFGMARIFQKEDIEANTSRIVGTYGYIPPEYVQRGIYSTKSDVYSFGVLLLQIISGRPNNCFHGVEENLNLLEYAYELWKEGKCIEFTDPSLDDTNSSCKLMRCMQIALLCVQENPADRPSMPEVSSMLRNETISMNAPKRPAFSVRRDESQVQQSPLQQETWSVDRATITQMVAR from the exons ATGGCATTGACTTCTATTACCCTCTTCCTCATCCTCCTAATTCCCTGCAACTTACCATCTTCAGGTGCACAGACATGGATCAAGGGTGGTTACTGGTTTTACGGCAGCGAATTCCCCGTTTCCGACATAAACTCAGCTCTCTTCACTCACCTCATATGTGCTTTCGCGGACCTCAACTCTTCCACATACCAGCTTTCCATTCCTTCGGAAAACCATAAGCAGTTTTCCAACTTTACCAACACTGTTAAACAAAAGAACCAACAAATCGTGACACTTCTATCCATAGGCGGAGGATCAGCTACTTCTTCAGATTTCACCTCAATGATCAGCCAATCTTCTTATAGGAAACCTTTCATCGACTCCTCAATAAGAACAGCCAGATCCTACGGCTTTTATGGCCTCGACTTTTGTTGGGTTAATGCAAGTTCAGCGTCTGAATTGGCCAACCTGGCCACCCTCTTCCAAGAATGGCGAGCCGCCATTGAAGCCGAGCCAAGAAATTCAAACACCTCAAAGCTTATTCTAACAATGGCAGTTTCGTTCTCTCCATATACCAATACTGCAACCTTTCCCATCGAGTCTATGAGGAACGACTTGGACTGGCTCCATGTCATGGCTTACGACTATCGTTCGCCGACAACATGGAATTTAACGGGGGCGTCTGCAGCTTTATACGATCCGGCGACGCAAATAAGCACAGATTATGGCATTAATGCGTGGATTAATGGCGGATTTCCGAGCACGAAGCTTGTTTTGGGGTTGCCTTTCTATGGCTATGCGTGGACGCTTGTGAACCCTAACAACAATGAAATCGGCTCACCGGCTAAGGGGCCGGCGAAGATTATTGCCGACGATGGATCGATGACCTATAAGACCATCAAGGACTTTATTCAGAGCAATGGAGCCGTTACAAAGTATAATGCAACTTATGTGATGAACTACTGCAGCGTTGGATCATCTTGGATTGGCTTTGATGATGTTGAGGTAGTAAAGATCAAGGTTTCATACGCCAGAGAAAAGAATTTGCTGGGTTATTTTGCCTGGCAAGTCGCCAATGATGATCATAACTGGGTGCTTTCTCAAGCAGCAG CCGAAGAACACGGGGAAGATCATGGAAACACGAGGCGCAGGTTGCTAATAATATTGGTTCCAGTAATAACAATAGCCATTCTTGTATTAGTTCCTGCAACATGGTATCTTCGAAAGAGAG CATGCAAACTTGGAACTGGGATGCTATCTGACGGAAATACCAATGATCCCAGCATGCTCGTGTTTCATTACAATGATATTGTGGAGGCCACtgataatttttcatttgaaaataagctGGGAGAGGGTGGATATGGACCTGTTTACAAG GCAAAGCTAAAGAATGGACAAGAAATTGCAGTAAAAAGACTTTCTAAGACTTCCAAACAAGGATATGAAGAGTTTAAGAATGAGGTTATGCTCACTGTGAGGCTGCAACACGTAAATCTTGTTAGGGTTCTTGGATTTTGTGTTGAAAGAGACGAACAAATGCTAATCTATGAGTACATGACAAACAAAAGCTTGGACTACTACATCTATG ATCCAATTAGACGATTGGTGTTGAATTGGGAGAAACGAGTTCAAATTATCGAGGGAATTGTTCAAGGGCTTTTATATCTCCAAGAATATTCAAGATTCACCATAATCCATCGAGATTTGAAAGCAAGTAACATCTTGTTGAATAGTGAGATAAAGGCTAAGATTTTAGACTTCGGAATGGCTAGAATATTCCAGAAAGAAGACATTGAAGCAAACACAAGTAGGATTGTTGGAACATA TGGATATATCCCTCCTGAATATGTACAACGCGGCATATACTCTACAAAATCTGATGTCTATAGTTTTGGAGTTTTACTTCTCCAAATCATAAGCGGAAGGCCAAATAATTGTTTCCATGGCGTGGAAGAGAACTTGAACCTTCTTGAATAT GCATATGAGCTGTGGAAGGAAGGCAAATGCATAGAGTTCACTGATCCATCATTGGATGACACAAATTCTTCTTGTAAACTGATGAGATGCATGCAAATAGCTTTGTTATGTGTTCAAGAAAATCCAGCTGACAGGCCTTCCATGCCAGAAGTTTCTTCAATGCTCAGAAATGAAACCATATCCATGAATGCTCCGAAAAGGCCTGCTTTTTCAGTGAGAAGAGATGAAAGTCAAGTGCAACAGTCTCCACTACAACAAGAAACTTGGTCAGTAGATAGGGCAACTATTACTCAAATGGTGGCTCGATAG